The Natribaculum luteum genome contains the following window.
GACGTTCGCGATTCCAGTCTCCCTCGAGGACGATCGAGCGACGCCGCTGGGGCACGCTACGTCGTCACTCTCGCTGTACGACGAGCGGTTTGCCCCCGGTCGCGTCGCCTCGAGTACGCGCGTCACTCTCGCCGACGGCGTCGTCCTGACTCGGAACGCGATCGACGCGGGCGAGCAGGTACGAGTCGTCCCCTACGAGGTGGTCGCGTGACCACCGACGACCTCCCCTGTTACGGTCCTGACGCGGTCACCGAGGCGTTCGAGGCGGCCGACCCTGCCGATCCGACAGTCGTCGGCGTCGTCCTCGCTGGTGGGACGAGTTCCCGCTTTGGCGAGGCGAACAAACTGCTCGCCGAACTCGAGGGCGAACCGCTGGTCCGGCACGCGACTCGGACACTTCTCGACGCCGGCCTCGCCGAGGTCGTCGTCGTCGTCGGGCACGAAGCCGAGGCCGTCCGCGCTACACTCGCCGGGTTCGACGTGCAGATCGTCCACAATCCCGACTACGACGAGGGACTGTCGACGACCGTCGAACGGGGGCTCCGCGCGGCCAGCGACGTCGATCCGAACGCCGTCGTGTTCCTCCCCGGAGACATGCCCGCCGTCGATCCAGCCACCGTCCGGCAACTCGTCGACGCTTACCGGGCAGGGCTCGGCACGGCACTGGCAGCCGCCTCCGACGGCCGACGTGGGAACCCGGTGCTGTTCGACCAGCGCCACTTCGACGCGCTTCTCGCCGTCGACGGCGACGTCGGTGGTCGCCCCGTCCTGATCGAGAGCGACGATAGTGCCTGTATTACGACCGACGATCCGGGTGTCCTCCAGGACGTCGATACGCTCGAGGATTTGCAACGCCAGCGCTGACGGCGAGCGGACGCTGCGAGCCGAGAAGCGACGGTCGCGAGACGCGAGTCCGGAAGCGTCAGAACGACGTCCCGCCGACGAGACCGTACAGAACCAGGATCCAGAGGTAACCGAGCATCCCTGCGACGAAGGGAGTGCGAGTGAGCGCGCGGACGGGGACGGCCAGCGCGTAGCCGACCGGGCGCGTCCGGGGTGGAAGCGACCGGGCGTGGCCGACCAGGTCGGCCGTGTCCGACGGACTGGGAAACGCCGTCAACGCGAAACAGGCCCCGAGCCAGACGCCGGCGAGGTTCCACGGTGGCGCGAGCGCCGACGCTGCGAGCGCGAACGCACCGATGCCGAGGACGGAGTTCCCAACCAGCGGCGCGAGCGCGATGGCGAAGTCGGCGCGAAATGAGTCGACGGGAGCGTGGTCGACGTACGCGTCGTCGCCGAACGGGTTCAACGCGGGCGTGGCGTGGACGTCGATCGAGCAGAGTCGACAGGCGAGCACGTGGGCGTACTCGTGGCTCAGGATGCCCGGAGCGAGTGCTGCAGTGACGAGCGCGTTCCAGGCAGAGCGAAGGCGGCCGGGGAACACGACCGACCTTTACTGGCCCATCCTATTCTGTATATCGACCGCTCGTCGACGGAGTACAGATGACCTTCCGTTTGGCCGCGGTTAACGGTCTCGACGGTGTGAACGTCTGTTTTCGTCACCAAAATACATTTTCGTGCTATGCGCTATGCTCTAGCAGGGACGGCGATTCGAGCCCTCCAGGGAGGCGATCGAATGAGTGAAACCCCACAGCGAGAACCCGACCGAATCGATCCCGAGTTCGACCACCGTCGCGAAGCCGTCGTCGACGAGCGCGAACTCGAGGAGGTACTCGCGGAGTACGCGATCGGTCGAGACGATCACAAGAACGCACCGGCGTTCGTGATCCGGCCGGACGACGTCCAGGAGGTGCTATCGACGTTACGCGAGGCGGAGGGATTCGACCACCTCTCGTGTATCACCGCAGAGGAGTACGAGGATCGCTACGAGTCGATCGTCCACCTGACGAAGTTCGATCAGCGAACGCACGAGGTGTCGCTCGTCGTCCCGCTGCCGAAAGACGAACCGGTGTGTCAGAGCGCTGAACCGGTCTTCCGTACCGCCGAGTGGCACGAACGCGAGGCCTACGATCTCGTGGGCATCGAGTACGACGGGAATCCAGACCTCCGGCGCATCCTGCTGCCGGAGTCGTGGCAGGGCCACCCCCTCAGCCTCGACTACGACCAGGACAAACCACAGGTCGTCAGGTACGGCGAACACGCGAATCCGATTCAACCCGACCGGAGGGACTTCGAGTCGGAGACGATGTTCATCAACATCGGGCCCCACCACCCGGCGACCCACGGTGTCCTCCACCTGAAAGTGGCCCTGGACGGCGAGACGGTCCTCGACGTCGACCCCGACATCGGCTACTTGCACCGGTGTGAAGAGCAGATGTGCCAGCAGGGCACGTACCGGTATCAGCTCATTCCCTACTCGAACCGGTGGGACTACACGGCGAACCTCCCCAACGAGTGGGCGGTCGCCCGTGCGGTCGAGGATCTGGCCGACCTCGAGGTGCCCGAGTACGCCCAGGTGTTGCGGACGATGGCCGTCGAGTTCGGCCGAATGCTCGGGCACTTCCTGGCGCTTGGCACGTTCGGTCTCGACGTCTTCGGCGACTTCACGGCGATCTTCCAGTACACGTTCCGCGATCGCGAGGTCGTCCAGAACATCCTGGAGGACCTCACCGGCCAGCGGATGATGTTCTACTACTTCCGGCTGGGCGGTGTCGCGTGGGACCTGCCCGAACCCCGTGAGGAGTTCTTCGAGAAGGTCAGAGACTTCCTCAACGGGTTGCCGGCGAAGATGGACGAGTACCACGACCTGATCGTCACCAACGAGATCTTCCAGCTTCGGTGCGTCGACACCGGGGTCCTGGAACCCGAGGTAGCGAAAGAGTACGGCTGTACCGGCCCCGTCGCCCGCGGTTCCGGGATCGACTACGACCTGCGCCGGGACGATCCCTACGGCTACTACCCGAACCTCGAGTGGAACGTCGTCACCGAGGACGGCTGTGACAACTACAGCCGCGTCCTCGTGCGCATTCAGGAGGTCGAGGAGTCCGCGAAGATCATCGAGCAGTGTATCGACTTGCTCGAGGAGTGGCCCGAGGACGACCGGCCGGTCCAGAGCAACGTTCCCCGGACGCTCAAGCCGGACGCCGACACCGAGACCTATCGCACTGTCGAGTCGGCGAAGGGCGAACTCGGCGTCTACATTCGATCCGACGGCACGAACTCGCCGGGTCGGTTCAAGATCCGCAGTCCGTGTTTCCACAACCTCTCGGCGCTGCCGGAGATGTCGGAAGGAGAGTATATCGCAGACCTGATCGCCTCTCTGGGCAGCCTCGACATCGTGCTGGGAAGCGTCGACCGCTGATACTGCCTGCTGTACCTGTTTCGGCGTCCGTCACTGTTCGTTCGTCCCGGCCGTCGTTTCTTTGCCGGTTCCCCGGAACTCGAGTGATCGGTGGTCGTAGCAGCGTCACGATGACTGACTCCATCCCGGAGCCCGGATTCGGAACCTCCGGGCACGAGGGCGAGACGTGTATCGAGAGCGTCGTCGCGGCGCTCGAGGCGGGCTATCGCCACGTCGACACCGCACAGATGTACGACAACGAGCGGGAGGTCGGGACGGCCCTCGAACGGGCGGACGTCCCCCGGGAGGACGTCTTTCTTGCAACGAAAGTCCATCCGTCGAACCTCTCGTCCGACGACGTCCTCGAGACGACCGAGGAGAGCCTCGAGCGACTCGGTGTCGACTACGTCGACCTGCTGTACGTCCACTGGCCGACCGATGCCTACGATCCCGAGGACACCTTGCCCGCGTTCGACGAGGCTCGCGACCGCGGGTTGACACGCCACGTCGGCGTGAGCAACTTCACCGTCGAGCAACTCGAGCAGGCCCGCGAGATCCTCGAGTCGCCGATCCTCGCGAACCAGGTCGAACTCCACCCGTGGCTGCAACAGGCCGACCTGCTCTCGTACGCGCGCGAACACGACGTCGAGCTCGTCGCCTACTGTCCGCTGATCCAGGGGCGGGTGACCGAAAGCGCGGACCTCGAGGAGATCGCCGCCGCCTACGACGCGACCCCGGCGCAGGTGACGATGGCCTGGTTCGCCCAGCGCGATGGCGTCGTCGCGATTCCGAAGGCGACGGGCACGCACATCGAGGAGAACCTCGAGGGACACGCGATCGACCTCGAGCCGGAAGACGTCGCCCGAATCGACGCGCTCGACCGCGGCGAGCGGCTGATCGATCCAGACGAGGCCGGCTGGAATCAGTAGGTCGGCGTCGCCGGATCGAGCACCTCGAGGGGGTGACGCGAGTCGCGACGCAGCAGGTCGTCGAGCTGGTCGCCACAGGAGGTCCCCGTCGCGACGACGAGGCGGTCTTTCGTCTCCGGCGCGGTGAACTGGTCTGCCAGGCGCTCGCCGACGTCCATGCTGAGTTCGTAGTACTCGGACTTGTAGCCGAAACTCCCGGCCATTCCGCAACACTCGACGTCGCTCTCGACGACGTCGTAGCCGCAGTACTCGAGGACCGACCGCGTGTACGGGGCGAGTCCGAGTGTCCGCTGCTGGCAGTGGGAGTGGTAGGCGATCTCCTCGCCGCCGGTCCGAAGTGCGTCCGGGTCGGCCCCGTTCTCGAGCAGCCCGTAGATGTACTCGAGGGCCTCGTAGCTGTTCTTGCGCAGTCGCTCGCAGGACGCCTCGGGGAGGAATCGCTCGTACTCGCGGTGGAAGATTGCCAGGTCGGAGGGTTCGATCACGACGACGTCCCGGCCCGCGTCGAGGTGTTCGGCCAGCGCGGCGTAGACGTCGCTGGCGCGCTCGTCGGCGGTCGCGACCATCCCCTGCGAGAGCGGAGCGCGACCGCTCTCGGGCACGGCGGGGATCCGGACGTGGACGCCGAGTGCCTCGAGGACGCGGACGGCGGCTTTCCCGCGGGCGACGTCGACGTAGTTCGTGTAGACGTCGGGGTAGAGGACGACCTCTCGGTCGCCTCTCTCTGCTCGCGGCTCCGCCGCTCGCTCTTTCGAGGCGGCGTGGCCGCCTCGCCTCTCGAACCAGTCCCGGAGCGTCTCACGCTCGAACGACGGCAGCGGTCGGCGGGCGTCGACGCCGACGGCGCGCTCGAGTCCGCGACGAACGGGACCGAGGGTCGCGAGCCAGTTCGAGAGCGGGGCGGTGGCGCTGCCGAGTTTCGCGAGCGTCTCGACGTTGCCGAACAGCCGCTTCTGGACGTCGACGCCGCCGGGTTCCTCGTCGGGGACGAGTTCGTCGTAGACGAACTCGAACTGTCCGTCGTCGCCCTCGCGGTTGAGTCGATCGCGGACGACGGTGTTGATCCACGGGATGTCGATCTTCACCGGACACTGGTTCACGCAGCGCGAGCAGCCGGTACAGAGGTCGTTGAACTCGGCGGCGCTGTCGTACCCGTAGACGCCGGCCTCCCAGCCGGTGGCGATGCCGCCGGTGTAGGTCTCGCCGCCGAAGGCGTGGCCGCCGACGGACTGGAAGTTCGCACACGAGTTCGCACACGCAGAACAGCGGATGCAGTACAGCGTCTCCCGGAGGTGCTCGTCCTCGCGCATGGCCAGCCGGCCGTTGTCGATCAACACGAGGTGGAACTCCCGGTCGTCGTCGCGCTCGTCGAACGGCACGTCCGGGTCGTCGAAGTCGACGACCGGCGACTCGACCGGCGGCGTCAGGAAGGAGACGTACGAGGTGATGTCCTGACCCGTCCCCGACCGGCCGATGAGTTCGACGAAGGGCGCGACGTCTTCGACCGAGGGGACGATCTTCTCGACGCCCGCGACCGCGACGTGCGTGTCCGGGACGACCGCCGTCTTGCGCGCGTTGCCCTCGCTCGTGACCAGCACGATCGTCCCCGAGTCGGCGGTGATGAAGTTCGCTCCCGTCATCCCCACGTCGGCGTCCCGGATGTGCTCGCCCAGCCATTCGCGGGCGAACGTCGTCAACTCCTCGGCCGTCTCGAGCGGTTCGTCGGGGTCGAACTGGGCGTTGAAGAGGCGGGCGATCTCCTCGCGAGACTTGTGGATCGCCGGTGCGATGAGATGGGAGGGTGCCTCCTCGGCGACCTGCAGGACCCACTCGCCGAGGTCGGTCTCGATCACCTCGACGCCGTCGGCCTCGAGGGCTTCGTTGACCTCGAGTTCCTCGCTGGTCATCGATTTCGATTTCACGAGGCAGTCGGCCTCCTTCTCGGCGGCGACCTCGCGAATGTACCTGTTGGCGTCTGCCGCGTCGTCGGCGAGGTAGACCGTCCCGCCGTTCGCCTCGACGGTCTCGGTCAGTTCGTCGATCAGTTCCGGCAGGCGCTCGATCGCGTCTTCCTTGATCGCACGCGCCTCGTCTTTCAGCGCCTCGTACTCCTCGAGTTCGGCGACTGACTCGTACCGGCCCTGGTTGAACCC
Protein-coding sequences here:
- a CDS encoding aldo/keto reductase; this translates as MTDSIPEPGFGTSGHEGETCIESVVAALEAGYRHVDTAQMYDNEREVGTALERADVPREDVFLATKVHPSNLSSDDVLETTEESLERLGVDYVDLLYVHWPTDAYDPEDTLPAFDEARDRGLTRHVGVSNFTVEQLEQAREILESPILANQVELHPWLQQADLLSYAREHDVELVAYCPLIQGRVTESADLEEIAAAYDATPAQVTMAWFAQRDGVVAIPKATGTHIEENLEGHAIDLEPEDVARIDALDRGERLIDPDEAGWNQ
- a CDS encoding LUD domain-containing protein, which translates into the protein MSEAREEKAAYIRHLLETEGDAVAENTQGFNQGRYESVAELEEYEALKDEARAIKEDAIERLPELIDELTETVEANGGTVYLADDAADANRYIREVAAEKEADCLVKSKSMTSEELEVNEALEADGVEVIETDLGEWVLQVAEEAPSHLIAPAIHKSREEIARLFNAQFDPDEPLETAEELTTFAREWLGEHIRDADVGMTGANFITADSGTIVLVTSEGNARKTAVVPDTHVAVAGVEKIVPSVEDVAPFVELIGRSGTGQDITSYVSFLTPPVESPVVDFDDPDVPFDERDDDREFHLVLIDNGRLAMREDEHLRETLYCIRCSACANSCANFQSVGGHAFGGETYTGGIATGWEAGVYGYDSAAEFNDLCTGCSRCVNQCPVKIDIPWINTVVRDRLNREGDDGQFEFVYDELVPDEEPGGVDVQKRLFGNVETLAKLGSATAPLSNWLATLGPVRRGLERAVGVDARRPLPSFERETLRDWFERRGGHAASKERAAEPRAERGDREVVLYPDVYTNYVDVARGKAAVRVLEALGVHVRIPAVPESGRAPLSQGMVATADERASDVYAALAEHLDAGRDVVVIEPSDLAIFHREYERFLPEASCERLRKNSYEALEYIYGLLENGADPDALRTGGEEIAYHSHCQQRTLGLAPYTRSVLEYCGYDVVESDVECCGMAGSFGYKSEYYELSMDVGERLADQFTAPETKDRLVVATGTSCGDQLDDLLRRDSRHPLEVLDPATPTY
- a CDS encoding nucleotidyltransferase family protein; this translates as MTTDDLPCYGPDAVTEAFEAADPADPTVVGVVLAGGTSSRFGEANKLLAELEGEPLVRHATRTLLDAGLAEVVVVVGHEAEAVRATLAGFDVQIVHNPDYDEGLSTTVERGLRAASDVDPNAVVFLPGDMPAVDPATVRQLVDAYRAGLGTALAAASDGRRGNPVLFDQRHFDALLAVDGDVGGRPVLIESDDSACITTDDPGVLQDVDTLEDLQRQR
- a CDS encoding NADH-quinone oxidoreductase subunit D, with amino-acid sequence MSETPQREPDRIDPEFDHRREAVVDERELEEVLAEYAIGRDDHKNAPAFVIRPDDVQEVLSTLREAEGFDHLSCITAEEYEDRYESIVHLTKFDQRTHEVSLVVPLPKDEPVCQSAEPVFRTAEWHEREAYDLVGIEYDGNPDLRRILLPESWQGHPLSLDYDQDKPQVVRYGEHANPIQPDRRDFESETMFINIGPHHPATHGVLHLKVALDGETVLDVDPDIGYLHRCEEQMCQQGTYRYQLIPYSNRWDYTANLPNEWAVARAVEDLADLEVPEYAQVLRTMAVEFGRMLGHFLALGTFGLDVFGDFTAIFQYTFRDREVVQNILEDLTGQRMMFYYFRLGGVAWDLPEPREEFFEKVRDFLNGLPAKMDEYHDLIVTNEIFQLRCVDTGVLEPEVAKEYGCTGPVARGSGIDYDLRRDDPYGYYPNLEWNVVTEDGCDNYSRVLVRIQEVEESAKIIEQCIDLLEEWPEDDRPVQSNVPRTLKPDADTETYRTVESAKGELGVYIRSDGTNSPGRFKIRSPCFHNLSALPEMSEGEYIADLIASLGSLDIVLGSVDR